In Bombina bombina isolate aBomBom1 chromosome 6, aBomBom1.pri, whole genome shotgun sequence, a single genomic region encodes these proteins:
- the LOC128664395 gene encoding snake venom metalloprotease inhibitor 02A10-like gives MPHESKQQHPTMPHESKQQHSPMPHKSQQQHPPMPHESQQQHPTMPHESKQQHPTMPHESKQQHPTMPHESKQQHPPMPHESKQQHPPMPHKSQQQHPKMPHESKQQHPTMPHESKQQHPTMPHKSQQQHPPMPHESKQQHPPMPHKSKQQHPPMPHESKQQHPPIPHIPQQQHSPMPHMPQQQHSPMPHMSQQQHSPMPHMSQQQHPPMPHMPQ, from the coding sequence atgcctcatgaGTCAAAGCAGCAGCATCCTACAATGCCTCATGAGTCAAAGCAGCAGCATTCTCCAATGCCTCATAAGtcacagcagcagcatcctccaatgcctcatgaGTCACAGCAGCAGCATCCTACAATGCCTCATGAGTCAAAGCAGCAGCATCCTACAATGCCTCATGAGTCAAAGCAGCAGCATCCTACAATGCCTCATGAGTCAAAGCagcagcatcctccaatgcctcatgaGTCAAAGCagcagcatcctccaatgcctcataagTCACAGCAGCAGCATCCTAAAATGCCTCATGAGTCAAAGCAGCAGCATCCTACAATGCCTCATGAGTCAAAGCAGCAGCATCCTACAATGCCTCATAAGtcacagcagcagcatcctccaatgcctcatgaGTCAAAGCagcagcatcctccaatgcctcataagTCAAAGCagcagcatcctccaatgcctcatgaGTCAAAGCAGCAGCATCCTCCAATACCTCATATACCACAGCAGCAGCATTCTCCAATGCCTCATATGCCACAGCAGCAGCATTCTCCAATGCCTCATATGTCACAGCAGCAGCATTCTCCAATGCCTCATATGTCCcagcagcagcatcctccaatgcctcatatgcCACAGTAG